In a single window of the Tribolium castaneum strain GA2 chromosome 8, icTriCast1.1, whole genome shotgun sequence genome:
- the LOC656520 gene encoding uncharacterized protein LOC656520: protein MDDEAKKERTFPTLELTPTGATSPEIQSPKTPTLSRKLKAVSLDSEPPKQSTSLEVSRDVFSMPNTPKRQAKHKLEFDNKPVTLTPNFSSNLKKFASNNSISGSQTLKTLPEIMTLQDFSDGRTSEPVRVKTRGLLERRGSNASLTIDLGSNSSIAEKTTTFMRLNSAKSVSNLNLSTFGDRCACAKSERRKSQEACGNCIIYESVPSKANGCKTNKCGAIAKRCNCRRKSLSNENLYVPPCGFCQGAATKHCKGYRKAYYPRQPDVDSSQLLSEDFKMHLENVQYLQTAGSVLSITDLKMACEVSRVPKLHSEFWEVPLNLQEKCYVSGSQSRNRYKGVLPNEHSRVHLPGPQSYIHANYIKGPDYTETAYIATQGPMAHTCLDFWDMIWHTNCVRIVMLTGLVEKGRSKCELYFPLGKKDQSASKSFYYVTTIRERDQTEEEIFKFEELNQVDYVPYSIKYIKKENLDECVIRHLEIIHTNKNESRTIRHYWLPNWQDHKMANPEQLLKMALHLLNDNKTETVKTEKPKLKPIRRERRRSSDSGPKAPPVVVHCSAGIGRTGCFLAILNGIQQLKTNLNVDVLAILCSLRLNRGGMVQTAEQYELIHRVLNLYVDTM from the exons atggacGATGAAGCGAAAAAAGAACGCACTTTCCCCACATTGGAGTTAACCCCCACGGGGGCAACGTCCCCCGAGATCCAATCCCCCAAAACGCCAACTCTATCACGCAAACTCAAAGCTGTAAGTCTCGATTCGGAGCCCCCCAAGCAATCGACAAGTCTTGAAGTGTCTCGAGATGTGTTCTCAATGCCCAACACCCCCAAAAGACAAGCCAAACACAAGCTGGAATTCGACAACAAACCTGTAACCCTAACCCCAAATTTTAGCTcaaatttgaagaaatttgCATCGAATAATAGCATCTCAGGCTCACAAACACTCAAAACACTACCAGAAATCATGACATTGCAGGACTTTTCTGATGGTCGCACCAGCGAACCGGTGCGAGTCAAAACAAGGGGGCTGCTGGAGCGCCGGGGCTCTAATGCCAGTCTTACCATCGATTTGGGCTCAAACTCGAGCATTGCCGAAAAAACTACAACTTTTATGCGACTCAATTCGGCGAAAAGTGTCTCAAATTTGAATCTCTCGACGTTTGGCGATAGGTGTGCATGCGCAAAGTCGGAACGACGCAAATCGCAGGAGGCTTGTGGTAATTGCATTATTTACGAATCAGTGCCCAGTAAAGCCAATGGATGCAAAACTAATAAATGTGGGGCTATTGCCAAACGGTGCAACTGTCGACGGAAGTCACTCTCCAATGAGAATCTCTATGTGCCCCCTTGTGGCTTTTGCCAAGGGGCCGCTACCAAGCATTGCAAAGGCTATCGCAAGGCCTACTATCCAAGACAACCCGATGTGGACTCGTCACAACTTCTATCAGAAGATTTCAAAATGCATCTTGAAAATGTACAATACCTTCAAACGGCCGGGAGCGTACTTTCCATAACCGACTTGAAGATGGCGTGTGAG GTATCACGAGTGCCGAAACTGCACTCGGAATTCTGGGAAGTCCCCTTAAATTTGCAAGAAAAGTGTTACGTGTCGGGTAGTCAGAGTCGTAACCGGTATAAGGGTGTATTACCCAATGAACACAGTCGGGTTCATTTGCCCGGTCCGCAAAGTTACATCCACGCCAACTATATCAAG GGCCCCGATTACACTGAAACTGCATATATCGCAACCCAGGGCCCGATGGCTCACACTTGTCTCGATTTTTGGGACATGATATGGCACACAAAC TGCGTTCGCATCGTAATGTTAACCGGTTTGGTTGAAAAGGGTCGGAGCAAGTGCGAACTGTATTTTCCATTGGGTAAGAAGGACCAATCAGCGTCCAAATCCTTCTATTATGTCACAACAATCCGCGAACGCGACCAAACCGAAGAAGAAATCTTCAAATTTGAAGAACTGAATCAAGTCGACTACGTTCCCTACTCCataaaatatatcaaaaaagAGAATCTCGATGAATGTGTTATCCGCCATCTTGAAATTATCCATACGAACAAAAACGAATCGCGTACAATTCGCCATTATTGGCTGCCAAATTGGCAAGATCACAAAATGGCCAATCCGGAGCAATTGCTCAAGATGGCATTGCATTTGCTCAACGACAATAAAACCGAAACGGTTAAAACcgaaaaaccgaaattgaaACCGATACGACGCGAACGTCGCCGATCTAGTGACAGTGGACCGAAAGCTCCACCTGTTGTTGTACATTGTAGCGCTGGGATTGGTCGAACTGGTTGTTTTCTCGCCATCTTGAACGGTATTCAACAGTTGAAAACTAACTTAAATGTTGACGTTTTGGCCATTTTGTGCTCGCTGAGATTGAATCGAGGCGGCATGGTACAAACAGCCGAACAATACGAGTTGATACATCGCGTATTGAATTTGTATGTTGACACAATGTAA
- the Ada3 gene encoding transcriptional adapter 3, translated as MNNPKRHLMSKNAPRGGKAKDAPSSSRHDSIPPDTENFINTVPLIRQCDNTKLLPRFSSILGRTEDDGVNMDDLDQLQLDLEKLISTCAVRNRFLRGEIESIDRVEEKRDKKGKSYDKGGLKRKRPDDKAKYRDLKGGARPLKRHYPLPVDVPLRHEMPKINLPKNDTSDKFWATVEPYCAPVTNSHATFLDKLIEECSQEIDVKIPDLGEYYANEWSDNATGVEQELGLTSKTVGLDLKKNGLSAMVDSFSNPKTQRLLAALIEEKVMTSFPGVTGKLKPSDLNIIKSAGGPRAAICMDRRLKKDLVEQGLLSVEDLSKTMPDDEILQEIKKCQQELTAVNEYNVEELKRLKAIVVKDLKRQEIKAALDVVDGEVLEVYNKVLMTKQKQIQQAKDEDFDKAAFTKSLKEFEVKTHVLLETQFKFQKALAELQE; from the exons ATGAACAACCCCAAACGCCACCTCATGTCAAAAAACGCCCCCCGAGGGGGCAAAGCGAAAGACGCCCCCTCGTCCTCCCGTCACGACTCCATCCCTCCTGACACCGAAAACTTCATAAACACCGTCCCTTTGATCCGTCAATGCGACAACACGAAGCTTTTGCCCCGTTTTTCATCCA TTTTGGGGCGCACCGAAGACGATGGAGTGAACATGGACGACCTTGATCAACTTCAACTCGACCTTGAGAAGTTAATTTCGACGTGTGCTGTGCGTAACCGGTTTTTAAGGGGCGAAATCGAATCGATTGATCGAGTTGAGGAAAAAAGAGACAAAAAGGGCAAATCGTATGATAAAGGGGGGCTCAAACGGAAACGGCCCGATGATAAGGCCAAGTATCGTGATTTGAAAGGGGGCGCACGCCCCCTGAAACGTCATTATCCACTTCCGGTGGATGTGCCCTTGAGGCATGAAATgcccaaaattaatttacccAAGAATGATACTTCGGATAAGTTTTGGGCGACTGTGGAGCCCTATTGCGCCCCCGTTACGAATTCACACGCTACG ttcctCGATAAATTAATCGAGGAATGTTCGCAAGAAATTGATGTAAAAATACCCGATTTGGGCGAATATTACGCCAATGAGTGGTCAGATAATGCAACCGGAGTGGAACAAGAATTGGGGCTAACCTCTAAAACAGTTGGCCTTGATTTGAAAAAGAACGGTTTGAGTGC AATGGTTGATTCATTTTCAAACCCGAAAACTCAACGCCTATTGGCCGCCTTGATTGAGGAGAAAGTGATGACGTCATTTCCGGGTGTTACTGGGAAACTCAAAC cgtccgatttgaATATAATCAAGTCAGCTGGTGGTCCACGTGCTGCCATATGTATGGATCGCCGCCTTAAGAAAGATTTAGTCGAACAAGGATTATTAAGTGTTGAGGATTTATCTAAAACAATGCCCGACGATGAGattttacaagaaataaaaaaatgtcaacaaGAATTGACAGCTGTCAATGAGTATAATGTTGAGGAATTGAAACGTTTGAAAGCTATAGTTGTCAAAGATTTGAAACGGCAAGAAATCAAAGCAGCTCTGGATGTAGTAGATGGCGAA GTTTTGGAAGTTTATAATAAGGTGTTAATGACCAAACAGAAGCAAATCCAGCAGGCCAAGGATGAAGATTTCGATAAAGCCGCCTTTACAAAAAGTTTGAAAGAATTTGAAGTGAAGACACATGTCTTGTTGGAAACGCAGTTTAAGTTTCAGAAAGCTTTGGCGGAATTGcaggaataa